The following proteins are encoded in a genomic region of Reichenbachiella sp.:
- a CDS encoding MutS-related protein: MTDHPGNYYESRLEELRQKSVGLEQNETRLSWIRVLIFCAFIVAAVYFANVREIQLMILSVLLFVPVFGWIIQKHNKFKFALAQHQFLVAINENELKRVSGKFSDLDDGIEYLDTHHSYAPDLDLFGSNSLYQLLVRSKLSGTREIIKNWLLAKSSKPEIEERQQAVQELSEDTSWRQNLTAYGYHGDQRNAQYTNVVVSLVQWIDENLRLIDNSFWRIMRYLMPTISVSILFGINILGWPYQWIYLPILINLGLLSVIFKPLMEVTNEFGNISSFLKGYEKVITEIEQKNFQSPLLQKLHKQLRTDEDSASNAIKSLRRILMFLLSRANVLYLPFNVLFLLDVNWLSMAISWKKKNISQVEKWFDAVHQIDALSDISSYSFSNPHFCYPKISTENHLLIVKEMGHPLIKPEQRICNDFSLSGIGKLGLVTGSNMSGKSTFLRTIGVNLVLAQMGAPVCAKKFECSLVQVFTSMRTQDNLEENVSSFYAELQRLKNLLDLLKKDEPIFYMLDEILKGTNSEDRHKGALSLIDQLINENCRGLISTHDIQLSSLAQEHANIQNMSFNSTIINDEIKFDYKLSFEPCNSFNASKLMEKMGIIKK, from the coding sequence ATGACTGACCATCCTGGAAATTACTATGAATCTCGCCTTGAAGAATTAAGACAAAAGTCCGTAGGGCTTGAACAGAATGAGACTCGTCTGTCCTGGATTAGAGTACTCATTTTTTGTGCTTTTATAGTAGCTGCAGTGTATTTTGCCAATGTCAGGGAAATACAATTGATGATTTTAAGTGTTCTGTTGTTTGTACCTGTTTTTGGTTGGATCATTCAAAAACACAATAAGTTCAAGTTTGCCTTAGCCCAGCATCAGTTTTTAGTTGCTATCAATGAAAACGAGCTCAAGAGGGTTTCAGGTAAATTTTCAGACCTAGACGACGGTATAGAATACCTCGACACCCACCATTCCTATGCTCCGGATTTGGATTTATTTGGCTCTAATTCCCTTTACCAACTTTTAGTTAGAAGTAAACTGTCTGGTACTCGGGAAATCATCAAAAATTGGTTGCTTGCTAAATCTTCAAAACCTGAAATAGAAGAACGACAACAGGCTGTTCAAGAACTATCAGAGGATACCTCCTGGAGACAGAATTTAACTGCCTATGGCTATCATGGGGATCAGCGAAATGCTCAATACACGAATGTCGTTGTTTCATTGGTTCAGTGGATCGACGAAAATCTGCGACTCATAGACAATTCCTTTTGGCGTATCATGCGATATTTGATGCCGACAATTTCAGTTAGTATATTATTCGGCATCAATATACTAGGTTGGCCCTACCAGTGGATTTATTTGCCAATACTAATAAACCTCGGGCTGCTGTCCGTCATTTTCAAGCCTCTTATGGAAGTGACTAATGAGTTTGGCAACATCTCCTCGTTTCTAAAAGGCTACGAAAAAGTAATCACTGAAATTGAGCAAAAGAATTTTCAATCTCCACTATTGCAGAAGCTGCATAAGCAGCTAAGAACAGATGAAGACAGTGCATCAAACGCAATCAAATCTCTTCGCAGAATTTTAATGTTTTTATTGAGTCGAGCGAATGTTTTATACCTACCGTTCAACGTTCTATTTTTATTAGATGTCAATTGGTTGTCTATGGCGATCAGTTGGAAAAAGAAAAATATAAGTCAGGTAGAAAAATGGTTTGATGCGGTTCATCAGATTGATGCGTTGAGCGATATCAGTTCCTACTCATTTTCTAATCCTCACTTTTGCTATCCGAAAATATCTACGGAAAACCATTTACTCATTGTAAAAGAAATGGGTCACCCACTCATAAAACCTGAGCAACGAATATGCAATGATTTCAGTCTCTCGGGAATTGGCAAGTTAGGGCTTGTTACCGGATCCAACATGTCTGGGAAAAGCACTTTTCTTCGTACGATTGGAGTTAACCTAGTATTGGCTCAAATGGGAGCGCCTGTGTGTGCCAAAAAATTCGAATGTTCGTTGGTGCAAGTCTTTACAAGTATGCGAACACAAGACAATCTAGAAGAAAACGTTAGTTCATTTTACGCCGAACTGCAACGATTAAAAAATCTATTGGACCTGTTGAAAAAAGACGAGCCTATATTCTATATGCTTGACGAAATACTGAAGGGCACCAATTCGGAAGACCGACACAAAGGGGCACTTTCATTGATTGATCAATTGATTAACGAAAACTGTCGTGGACTCATCTCAACGCATGACATTCAGCTGTCTTCTCTGGCTCAAGAACATGCCAATATTCAAAACATGAGTTTCAACAGTACCATCATCAATGATGAAATCAAATTCGACTACAAACTGTCGTTTGAGCCTTGCAATAGTTTCAACGCAAGCAAGTTGATGGAAAAGATGGGTATCATCAAAAAATAA
- a CDS encoding 5-(carboxyamino)imidazole ribonucleotide synthase, which translates to MSFDPNVKIGVLGGGQLGRMMIQSAIDINLEIKSMDPDPNAPCKSIASEFVNGDIRDFDQVMAFGDSCDIITVEIENVNIEALEALEKKGKQVYPQPHALKTIKDKGLQKQFYLDHGIATSKFVLTNSFEDIHQNKHLLPGVHKLRTEGYDGRGVQVIKTEADIPKGFDKPSLIEKFVDYDREISVIVARNAKGEMTTYPVVELEYHPEANLVEFLFAPSSLSEDIKIKAREMAKKVISSLDMVGLLAVEMFATKDGEVIVNECAPRTHNSGHQTIEGNVTSQFEQHIRAILNLPLGDTSIIGASVMINLLGEEGYTGVAQYEGLEEALEIEGLHVHLYGKKLTKPFRKMGHVTLVGDSLESLKTIARSVKQSIKIKA; encoded by the coding sequence ATGAGTTTCGATCCGAATGTAAAAATTGGTGTTCTCGGTGGTGGTCAGCTGGGAAGAATGATGATTCAATCAGCCATTGACATTAATCTGGAAATTAAATCAATGGATCCCGATCCCAATGCACCATGTAAATCTATTGCTTCAGAATTTGTGAATGGCGACATTCGTGATTTCGATCAAGTAATGGCCTTTGGAGATTCTTGCGACATTATTACAGTGGAAATCGAGAATGTAAATATTGAAGCGCTCGAAGCACTAGAAAAAAAAGGCAAGCAAGTTTACCCTCAACCGCATGCATTAAAGACCATCAAAGATAAAGGCCTTCAAAAGCAGTTTTATCTAGACCATGGCATAGCTACATCGAAATTCGTTTTAACCAATTCATTTGAAGACATCCATCAAAACAAGCATTTGCTTCCTGGCGTGCATAAACTAAGAACGGAAGGTTATGACGGGCGAGGCGTACAGGTGATCAAAACAGAAGCCGATATTCCTAAAGGATTTGACAAGCCTTCCTTAATTGAAAAATTTGTGGATTATGACCGGGAAATTTCTGTAATCGTTGCACGTAATGCAAAAGGTGAAATGACTACCTACCCCGTAGTAGAATTGGAATATCATCCGGAAGCCAATCTAGTAGAATTTCTTTTTGCCCCTTCGAGTTTGTCAGAAGACATTAAAATCAAAGCGCGAGAAATGGCCAAGAAGGTTATTTCCTCTCTAGACATGGTGGGCCTATTAGCAGTGGAGATGTTCGCCACCAAAGATGGCGAGGTCATCGTGAACGAATGCGCACCACGAACACACAATAGTGGTCATCAAACCATTGAGGGTAATGTTACTTCGCAATTCGAGCAGCACATTAGAGCAATTTTAAATCTCCCACTGGGAGACACCTCTATTATAGGTGCCTCCGTAATGATAAATTTGCTAGGTGAGGAAGGATATACTGGGGTTGCTCAATATGAGGGTTTAGAAGAAGCCTTGGAGATTGAAGGGCTTCATGTACATTTGTACGGTAAAAAACTGACAAAACCTTTCAGAAAAATGGGACATGTAACTCTGGTTGGTGACAGTTTAGAAAGTTTAAAGACTATAGCACGATCAGTGAAACAATCAATCAAAATCAAAGCATAA
- the purE gene encoding 5-(carboxyamino)imidazole ribonucleotide mutase, which yields MTPSVGIIMGSKSDLNIMNQAAEVLQQLGVDYELTIVSAHRTPHRMVEYAENARSRGLKVIIAGAGGAAHLPGMVASITTLPVIGVPVKSSNSIDGWDSVLSILQMPGGVPVATVALDGAKNAGILAAQIIGSHDEVVADKLAQYKVEMREKVEDSIRSL from the coding sequence ATGACACCATCAGTAGGAATTATCATGGGTAGCAAAAGCGACCTGAATATTATGAATCAGGCAGCCGAAGTTTTGCAACAATTAGGTGTAGACTATGAGCTGACTATTGTTTCTGCTCATCGAACCCCACATCGAATGGTTGAATATGCGGAAAACGCCAGGTCAAGGGGCCTCAAAGTAATTATTGCAGGTGCAGGCGGAGCTGCCCATTTACCTGGCATGGTCGCTTCTATAACTACATTGCCTGTGATAGGAGTGCCTGTAAAGTCTAGCAACTCTATAGATGGTTGGGATTCTGTGCTTTCGATTCTTCAAATGCCTGGCGGTGTTCCTGTAGCTACTGTAGCCCTTGATGGTGCTAAAAATGCCGGTATTTTAGCTGCACAAATAATTGGCAGTCATGATGAGGTGGTTGCCGACAAATTAGCACAATACAAAGTTGAGATGCGCGAAAAAGTAGAAGATTCTATCCGTAGCTTATAA